A DNA window from Allokutzneria albata contains the following coding sequences:
- a CDS encoding GNAT family N-acetyltransferase, which translates to MTATVSKKRAWTVAPAPVDSPEAVALWREYYVDVADRYRLLHFNRRSTPAELEAELADSSGDDLVPPQGLLLLGRYGGEPAACAGLRAYGPGVVELKRVFVRPAWRGTGGGACLLAAVDEVARGMGAKRIVLDTRLDLVEARALYVKHGYAEIPAYNDGEYAEVWYGKDV; encoded by the coding sequence ATGACAGCGACCGTGTCGAAGAAGAGGGCGTGGACCGTCGCCCCGGCCCCGGTGGACAGCCCGGAAGCCGTTGCGCTGTGGCGGGAGTACTACGTCGACGTCGCGGACCGCTATCGCCTGCTGCACTTCAACCGGCGCTCGACACCCGCCGAGCTTGAGGCGGAGCTGGCCGATTCCTCCGGTGACGATCTCGTCCCGCCCCAGGGCCTTCTCCTGCTGGGCAGGTACGGCGGCGAGCCCGCGGCCTGCGCCGGACTGCGGGCTTACGGCCCCGGTGTCGTCGAGCTGAAGCGTGTGTTCGTCCGCCCGGCGTGGCGCGGTACCGGCGGCGGAGCGTGCCTGCTGGCCGCGGTGGACGAGGTGGCGCGCGGCATGGGCGCGAAGCGGATCGTCCTCGACACGCGGCTGGATTTGGTCGAGGCGCGCGCCCTCTACGTCAAGCACGGGTACGCCGAGATCCCGGCCTACAACGACGGCGAGTACGCCGAAGTCTGGTACGGCAAGGACGTCTAG